A genomic window from Abyssisolibacter fermentans includes:
- the purH gene encoding bifunctional phosphoribosylaminoimidazolecarboxamide formyltransferase/IMP cyclohydrolase produces MRRALISVFDKTGIVDFSKELVKLGWEIISTGGTSRVLKEAGLDVIDISEITQFPECFDGRVKTLHPRIHGGLLAIRDNNSHVEKMEELNINAIDLVVNNLYPFKQTVLKQGVTHEEVIENIDIGGPSMLRAAAKNYKFVTVAVDPEDYNMILDEFRADGNTTLEIREKLAAKVFQHTSNYDTLISDYFNEKLDIILPETITLSYEKKQELRYGENPHQKAAFYAQITGTEGTLVRAQQLHGKELSFNNINDTNGAIEILKEFDEPTVVAVKHANPCGIGSANNIHEAYKKAYEGDKISIYGGIVVANGKIEEDTAKLINEIFVEVLVAPEYSKEALEVLTSKKNIRILKLDDIKKNDYKTYDVKKVLGGLLVQEKDNKLLDGELKVVTKVKPSESELEDLLFAWKTVKNTKSNGIVLAKDKGTIGVGPGQVSRIWALENAIKQSEGKTNGAVMASDAFFPFPDCVEAAAKAGITAIIQPGGSVRDEKSIKACDKLGIAMVFTNMRHFKH; encoded by the coding sequence ATGAGAAGAGCGTTGATAAGTGTTTTTGACAAAACTGGTATAGTAGATTTTTCTAAAGAGCTTGTAAAATTAGGTTGGGAGATTATATCAACTGGGGGAACATCAAGAGTTTTAAAGGAAGCAGGGCTTGATGTAATTGATATTTCAGAGATTACTCAATTCCCAGAGTGCTTTGATGGTAGAGTTAAGACATTGCATCCAAGAATACATGGTGGCTTATTAGCAATAAGGGACAATAATTCACATGTAGAAAAAATGGAGGAACTAAATATAAATGCAATAGATTTAGTTGTAAATAACTTGTATCCATTTAAGCAAACAGTATTAAAGCAAGGAGTGACTCATGAAGAAGTTATAGAAAATATAGATATTGGAGGCCCTTCTATGCTTAGGGCAGCAGCTAAAAACTATAAATTTGTTACAGTTGCTGTAGATCCTGAAGATTATAATATGATATTAGATGAATTTAGAGCAGATGGTAATACAACATTAGAAATCAGAGAGAAATTAGCTGCTAAAGTATTTCAGCATACTAGTAACTACGATACATTAATATCAGATTATTTTAATGAGAAACTGGATATAATTTTACCAGAAACAATTACATTAAGTTATGAGAAAAAGCAAGAATTAAGATATGGAGAAAATCCGCATCAAAAAGCAGCATTTTATGCTCAAATTACAGGCACAGAAGGCACCCTTGTAAGGGCTCAGCAGCTTCATGGTAAAGAGTTATCCTTTAATAATATCAACGATACAAATGGTGCAATAGAGATATTAAAAGAATTTGATGAACCAACAGTGGTAGCTGTTAAACATGCAAACCCTTGTGGCATTGGTAGTGCTAATAATATTCATGAAGCTTATAAAAAGGCATATGAAGGCGATAAAATATCTATATATGGTGGAATAGTAGTTGCAAACGGTAAAATAGAAGAAGATACTGCAAAATTAATAAATGAAATTTTCGTTGAAGTTTTAGTTGCTCCAGAGTATAGTAAAGAAGCTTTAGAAGTGTTAACTTCTAAAAAGAATATTAGAATATTAAAGCTTGATGATATAAAGAAAAATGATTATAAAACTTATGATGTAAAGAAAGTACTTGGAGGATTATTAGTACAGGAGAAAGATAATAAATTATTAGATGGTGAATTGAAAGTTGTTACAAAAGTTAAACCTTCTGAGAGTGAACTTGAAGATTTACTATTTGCATGGAAAACTGTTAAAAACACAAAATCAAATGGTATTGTTTTAGCCAAAGATAAAGGCACTATAGGAGTAGGACCGGGGCAAGTTAGTAGGATCTGGGCTTTAGAAAATGCTATTAAGCAGTCTGAAGGAAAAACAAATGGTGCAGTAATGGCATCAGATGCTTTCTTCCCATTTCCTGATTGTGTCGAAGCTGCTGCTAAAGCAGGTATAACTGCTATAATACAACCAGGGGGTTCTGTTAGAGACGAAAAGTCTATTAAAGCTTGTGATAAACTAGGCATTGCTATGGTTTTCACAAATATGCGACATTTTAAGCATTAA
- the purN gene encoding phosphoribosylglycinamide formyltransferase, with the protein MSQIKIGVLISGGGTNLQSIIDAVNNGQINASIEVVISNKSNAYGLERAKKNDIDALFINSKEYKDITEFNDEIIKQLKLRDVDLVVLAGYLKILTPEFISEYKNRIINIHPSLIPSFCGGGYYGERVHNAVLEKGVKVTGATVHFVDEGTDTGPIILQDVVKIDDDESLDSLKKKVLNIEHKILVKAIKLYCDDKLIIKNNKAIMKG; encoded by the coding sequence ATGTCACAAATAAAAATAGGTGTATTGATATCTGGTGGAGGAACTAATTTACAATCAATTATAGATGCAGTAAATAATGGTCAAATAAATGCATCAATTGAGGTTGTAATATCCAATAAATCTAACGCTTATGGACTTGAAAGAGCTAAAAAAAATGATATAGATGCTTTGTTTATAAATAGCAAAGAATATAAGGACATAACAGAATTTAATGATGAAATCATAAAACAACTAAAACTTAGAGATGTTGATTTAGTAGTTCTTGCAGGTTATCTTAAAATATTAACCCCTGAGTTTATAAGTGAATATAAAAACAGGATAATAAATATACACCCTTCTTTAATACCAAGTTTTTGTGGTGGTGGATATTATGGAGAGCGTGTTCATAATGCTGTTTTAGAAAAGGGTGTAAAAGTAACAGGAGCTACAGTACATTTTGTTGATGAAGGAACTGATACAGGACCGATTATATTACAAGACGTGGTAAAAATAGATGATGATGAAAGTTTAGATTCATTAAAGAAAAAGGTTTTAAATATAGAACATAAAATACTAGTTAAAGCTATAAAGCTGTATTGTGATGATAAGTTAATTATTAAAAACAATAAAGCAATAATGAAAGGTTAA
- the purM gene encoding phosphoribosylformylglycinamidine cyclo-ligase: MSLTYKSSGVDVKAGYESVKLMKKSVMKTFSKNVISDLGGFGGLFAIDKDKYEEPVLVSGTDGVGTKLKIAFMMDKHDTIGEDCVAMCANDILCQGAKPLFFLDYIATGKLKPTVVSDIVEGVANGCLKCGASLIGGETAEMPGFYSDGEYDVAGFCVGIVDKKNIINGFDIEAGDVIIGLPSSGLHSNGFSLVRKVLFDVNKTDINKRFDNLETTIGEEILKPTRIYYEPVFKLIEKFNIKGISHITGGGFYENIPRMLPENCMANINTRVIDTPPIFDIIRELGDIELDEMYRTFNMGVGMVMAVPSNEVEEIIDYLKEINEKVYLLGEVVNGKDGVKLCHK; encoded by the coding sequence ATGAGTTTAACTTATAAATCTTCTGGTGTTGATGTCAAAGCCGGATATGAATCAGTAAAGCTTATGAAAAAAAGTGTTATGAAGACTTTTAGTAAAAATGTAATATCAGATTTAGGAGGATTTGGTGGATTATTTGCAATAGATAAAGACAAATATGAAGAACCAGTCTTAGTTTCTGGAACAGATGGAGTTGGAACAAAATTAAAGATTGCTTTTATGATGGATAAGCATGATACCATAGGAGAAGATTGTGTAGCAATGTGTGCAAATGATATTCTGTGTCAAGGTGCAAAACCTCTGTTTTTCCTAGATTATATAGCAACTGGTAAGTTAAAGCCAACAGTAGTATCTGATATTGTAGAGGGAGTAGCTAACGGATGTTTAAAATGTGGTGCTTCATTAATAGGTGGAGAAACTGCTGAAATGCCTGGATTTTATAGTGATGGAGAATATGATGTAGCGGGATTTTGTGTTGGAATAGTAGATAAAAAGAATATAATAAATGGTTTTGATATAGAAGCTGGAGATGTTATTATCGGTTTACCTTCATCTGGGCTTCATAGTAATGGTTTTTCCTTAGTTAGAAAAGTACTATTTGATGTTAATAAAACAGATATAAATAAACGATTTGATAATCTTGAAACTACTATAGGAGAAGAGATATTAAAGCCAACAAGAATATACTATGAACCAGTATTTAAATTAATAGAGAAATTTAACATAAAGGGAATTAGTCATATAACAGGAGGAGGATTCTATGAGAATATACCAAGGATGCTTCCTGAAAATTGCATGGCAAATATTAATACAAGAGTTATAGATACACCACCTATATTTGATATTATTAGAGAGTTAGGAGATATAGAACTAGATGAAATGTATAGAACTTTTAATATGGGTGTAGGTATGGTTATGGCTGTGCCATCAAATGAAGTAGAGGAAATCATAGACTATCTAAAAGAAATTAATGAAAAAGTATATTTATTAGGTGAAGTCGTAAACGGCAAAGATGGTGTCAAGCTATGTCACAAATAA
- the purF gene encoding amidophosphoribosyltransferase, which yields MEDKLHEECGVVGVYSEEKTDIANLLYYGLYALQHRGQESAGIAVSNNNQIEYYKDMGLVPEVFNDDIIQKLNGKIGIGHVRYSTTGESYIENAQPLVVKYKKGDIALAHNGNLVNAQAIRDMLEDSGVVFQTSIDTEVIANLLARHHKSNIEESLRKVMEVVKGSFALVMMTDNKLIGVRDTHGLRPLCIGKISGGYVLASESCVLDTIGAEYMRDVEPGEIIIIDENGLQSFKSDKWCRKNLCIFELIYFARPDSTIDGINMYLFRSETGKILAQESPVEADVVISVPDSGTPAAIGFAEESGIPFGIGLIKNKYIGRTFIQPNQEMREQGVKIKLNVLKHNVEGKRVVMVDDSIVRGTTSKRLVEMLKKAGAKEVHVRVSSPPVAYSCHFGIDTPYRNQLIGANKSIEEIRELIGADSLAYLSIAGLSKAGGNKGFCKACFDGDYPMEVPLEGNNKKEQLK from the coding sequence TTGGAAGATAAATTACATGAAGAATGTGGCGTTGTTGGTGTTTATTCTGAGGAAAAAACTGATATAGCTAATCTTTTATACTATGGGCTATATGCTTTGCAACATAGAGGACAAGAAAGTGCTGGTATAGCTGTTAGTAATAATAATCAAATAGAATATTACAAAGACATGGGTCTAGTACCTGAGGTATTTAATGATGACATTATACAAAAACTAAATGGAAAAATAGGTATAGGTCATGTACGATATTCTACTACAGGAGAAAGTTATATAGAAAATGCACAACCATTGGTTGTTAAATATAAAAAAGGTGACATAGCTTTAGCACATAACGGTAATTTAGTTAATGCTCAGGCAATTAGAGATATGCTTGAAGATTCAGGTGTAGTATTCCAAACATCAATAGATACAGAAGTTATTGCAAATCTGCTTGCTAGACATCATAAAAGTAATATCGAAGAGTCACTTAGAAAAGTCATGGAAGTAGTAAAAGGTTCATTTGCATTAGTAATGATGACAGATAACAAGCTTATTGGTGTTAGAGATACACATGGATTAAGACCTCTTTGTATAGGTAAAATTAGTGGAGGTTATGTTTTAGCTTCTGAGAGTTGTGTTTTAGATACTATTGGAGCTGAATATATGAGAGATGTAGAACCTGGTGAAATAATAATTATAGATGAAAATGGATTACAAAGTTTTAAGAGTGATAAATGGTGTAGAAAGAACTTATGCATATTTGAGCTTATATATTTTGCAAGACCAGATAGTACGATAGATGGTATTAATATGTATTTGTTTAGAAGTGAAACAGGCAAAATATTAGCTCAAGAGTCGCCTGTTGAAGCAGATGTTGTAATATCAGTACCTGATTCAGGCACTCCTGCAGCAATAGGTTTTGCTGAAGAATCAGGTATTCCATTTGGTATAGGGTTGATAAAAAACAAATATATAGGCAGAACATTTATACAGCCTAACCAAGAAATGAGAGAACAAGGAGTTAAAATAAAGCTTAATGTATTAAAGCATAATGTAGAAGGTAAAAGGGTAGTTATGGTGGATGATTCTATAGTGAGAGGGACTACCAGCAAGAGACTTGTAGAGATGTTAAAAAAAGCAGGAGCTAAAGAGGTTCATGTGAGAGTTAGTTCACCTCCAGTAGCTTATTCATGTCATTTTGGAATAGATACACCTTATAGGAATCAGTTAATAGGTGCAAATAAATCTATTGAAGAAATAAGAGAATTAATAGGTGCTGATTCATTAGCATATTTATCAATAGCAGGTTTGTCTAAAGCAGGAGGTAATAAAGGTTTTTGCAAAGCATGTTTTGATGGAGACTATCCAATGGAAGTACCTTTAGAAGGAAATAATAAGAAAGAACAATTAAAGTAA
- the purC gene encoding phosphoribosylaminoimidazolesuccinocarboxamide synthase, with the protein MKKLEMLYEGKAKKVFKTDDEMKYIVEYKDDATAFNGVKKGTIVGKGVVNNKMSALLFKMLEEMKVPTHFIELLNDREMLVKAVEILPLEVIVRNVAAGSLAKRLGLEEGTKMKSTVLEFCYKDDDLGDPMINEYHISAIELATQEQVDMIKTYAFRVNEVLCEYFNQKGMNLIDFKLEFGLHQGKLVLADEISPDTCRLWDIQTNKKLDKDRFRRDLGDVEEAYIEVLNRLS; encoded by the coding sequence ATGAAAAAACTAGAAATGTTGTATGAAGGAAAAGCTAAGAAGGTTTTTAAAACTGATGACGAGATGAAATATATTGTTGAATATAAAGATGATGCAACAGCTTTTAATGGTGTGAAAAAAGGAACTATTGTAGGCAAAGGTGTTGTAAATAATAAAATGTCTGCATTGTTATTTAAAATGTTAGAAGAAATGAAAGTACCTACACATTTTATAGAATTACTAAATGACAGAGAAATGTTAGTTAAAGCTGTAGAAATACTTCCACTAGAAGTAATAGTTAGAAATGTAGCAGCAGGTTCCTTAGCAAAGAGATTAGGTTTAGAAGAAGGTACAAAAATGAAATCTACAGTACTAGAATTTTGCTACAAAGATGATGATTTAGGAGATCCAATGATCAACGAGTATCATATAAGTGCTATTGAATTAGCAACTCAGGAACAGGTTGACATGATTAAAACATATGCTTTTAGAGTTAATGAAGTATTATGTGAATACTTTAATCAAAAAGGAATGAATCTTATAGATTTCAAATTAGAATTTGGTTTACATCAAGGCAAACTTGTATTAGCGGATGAAATATCTCCTGATACATGTAGATTATGGGATATTCAAACTAACAAGAAGCTTGATAAGGATAGATTTAGAAGAGATTTAGGGGATGTGGAAGAAGCTTATATAGAAGTTTTGAATAGATTGAGTTAG
- the purE gene encoding 5-(carboxyamino)imidazole ribonucleotide mutase: MKIAVIMGSDSDFPIVEKGLKILHDFGVETEVRVISAHRTPFKAIEFANNAEDMGFELIIGAAGKAAHLPGILAGVSVLPVIGLPIKSSTMDGLDSLLSIVQMPKGIPVATVAINGAENAALLAIQILSVKYEELRDKLKQYRVEMAEEVEKKDKAVQERL, encoded by the coding sequence ATGAAAATTGCAGTGATAATGGGTAGTGATTCTGACTTTCCAATAGTTGAAAAAGGGCTAAAAATATTACATGACTTTGGAGTAGAAACTGAGGTAAGAGTTATATCGGCACATAGAACACCGTTTAAAGCCATTGAATTTGCAAATAATGCTGAAGATATGGGTTTTGAATTGATTATTGGAGCAGCTGGTAAGGCGGCACATTTACCAGGAATATTAGCTGGAGTTTCAGTATTACCTGTTATAGGTTTGCCTATCAAATCATCCACAATGGATGGATTAGATTCACTATTATCAATAGTTCAAATGCCAAAAGGCATTCCAGTTGCAACAGTAGCCATAAATGGAGCTGAAAATGCTGCATTATTAGCTATTCAAATTTTGTCTGTTAAATATGAGGAGTTAAGAGATAAGTTAAAACAATACAGAGTTGAAATGGCTGAGGAAGTAGAGAAAAAAGATAAAGCTGTTCAAGAAAGATTATAA
- a CDS encoding phosphoribosylformylglycinamidine synthase has protein sequence MTLDVKRIYVEKKSQFANEAEHLFKDLKKALGIKELEDVRVINRYDIQGIGEEHLQNIVDTILSEPNVDTVCEYVLEKLNDYTVFAVEYLPGQYDQRADQAAQCIQILTKNKPIVKTAKLIALKGNINEADLNKIKAYIINPVDSREASLEVFDSLINNYDEPKTVSTIDGFIDMNLEAIKEFRDTMGFAMSIEDLEFCRDYFKNTEKRNPTITELKVIDTYWSDHCRHTTFQTNIEDVKIEENKFSEPIKKAYKEYLDSRSYVYEDRQKDVCLMDIATLGMKELKKKGYLDKLDVSEEINACSVVVNAVVNGKNEDWLVMFKNETHNHPTEIEPFGGAATCLGGAIRDPLSGRAYVYQAMRVTGAGDPTLPIEKTMSGKLPQRKICTEAAEGYSSYGNQIGLATGQVTEIYNDGYVAKRMEIGAVIGAVKKENVVRETPKCGDVVLLVGGRTGRDGCGGATGSSKAHTEESILNCGAEVQKGNPPVERKIQRLFRNKEVTKLIKRCNDFGAGGVSVAVGELADSLEIYLDKVTKKYEGLDGTELAISESQERMAVVVAKEDADKFIKLSDEENLEATVIAKVTDDRRLKMIWKDNNILNISRDFLDTNGVKQNTKVLVEKPIEDSNYFKRADKTAYNNLREQWLANLRKLNVASQKGLAERFDSTIGANTVLMPFGGKYQLTPAEGMAAKLPVIEGETDTSTFMSYGFNPNISSWSPFHGAIYAVIESVSKIVLMGGRYEEIYLSFQEYFEKLGKDEIKWGKPFSALLGAFYAQKKLKIAAIGGKDSMSGSFKDIHVPPTLVSFAVGIGSCKNIISTEFKKTDSNILLIPIEKDDNEVPNFENLDKTYRTISSLIQKGKILSASTIKFGAAAATISKMSFGNKIGVTINQDLNYDLFSNDDGSFILEIDSQYDIDTLFGDINYIKLGKTNNKSSIEMNEVSIPIDEAIIVWQDKLNSVYPIKEDISGEIKNISYTKGNKITPSIKVAKPRIFIPVFPGTNCEYDTQKAFEKAGGIVDTCVFKNLTANHIQESIEVFVKHISESQIVALPGGFSAGDEPDGSGKFIAAVFRNPKVKEAVMSLLNKRDGLMLGICNGFQALIKLGLLPYGEIKNINENSPTLTFNKIGRHISRMALTKVTSNLSPWFNNVKVGDIHNIALSHGEGRFVAPESTMDRLIENGQIATQYVDFEGNASYDGKINPNGSYYSVEAITSPDGRILGKMGHSERIGKDICKNVSGNKDQGIFKAGVNYFS, from the coding sequence ATGACTTTGGATGTGAAAAGAATTTATGTTGAGAAAAAATCTCAATTTGCAAATGAAGCAGAACATTTATTTAAAGATTTAAAAAAAGCTTTAGGAATAAAAGAATTAGAGGATGTTAGAGTTATTAATAGATACGATATTCAAGGGATAGGTGAGGAACATCTACAAAATATAGTAGATACAATACTATCTGAACCTAATGTAGATACTGTATGTGAATATGTATTAGAAAAACTTAATGATTACACAGTATTTGCTGTAGAATACCTTCCTGGTCAATATGATCAAAGAGCAGATCAAGCAGCTCAATGTATACAAATACTAACAAAGAATAAACCAATAGTAAAGACAGCAAAATTAATAGCATTAAAAGGAAATATTAACGAAGCTGATTTAAACAAAATAAAAGCTTACATTATCAATCCAGTTGATTCAAGAGAAGCTTCATTAGAGGTATTTGATTCATTAATAAACAATTATGATGAACCTAAAACTGTTAGTACTATAGATGGATTTATAGATATGAATTTAGAAGCAATAAAAGAATTTAGAGATACTATGGGATTTGCAATGAGCATTGAAGACTTAGAGTTTTGTAGAGATTACTTTAAAAACACTGAGAAAAGAAATCCAACAATAACTGAGTTAAAGGTAATAGATACTTATTGGTCAGATCACTGTAGACATACTACATTTCAAACTAATATAGAAGATGTAAAAATTGAAGAAAACAAGTTTTCTGAACCAATAAAAAAAGCTTATAAAGAGTATTTAGATTCAAGAAGTTATGTATATGAAGACAGACAAAAAGATGTTTGTTTAATGGATATAGCAACATTAGGAATGAAAGAGCTAAAGAAAAAAGGGTACTTAGATAAATTAGATGTATCTGAAGAAATTAATGCATGTAGTGTTGTAGTAAATGCAGTTGTAAATGGTAAAAATGAAGATTGGTTAGTAATGTTTAAAAACGAAACACACAATCATCCTACTGAAATAGAACCATTTGGAGGAGCGGCTACTTGTTTAGGTGGAGCAATAAGAGATCCATTATCAGGAAGAGCGTATGTATATCAAGCAATGAGAGTTACAGGAGCGGGAGATCCAACACTGCCAATCGAGAAAACTATGAGTGGTAAATTGCCTCAGAGAAAAATATGTACTGAAGCGGCAGAAGGATACAGCTCATATGGTAATCAGATTGGACTTGCAACAGGACAGGTAACAGAGATATATAATGATGGATATGTAGCTAAGAGAATGGAAATTGGAGCAGTAATAGGTGCTGTTAAGAAAGAAAATGTAGTAAGGGAAACGCCAAAATGTGGAGATGTAGTGTTATTAGTAGGTGGAAGAACAGGAAGAGATGGCTGTGGAGGAGCAACAGGTTCATCAAAGGCACATACAGAAGAATCAATATTAAATTGTGGTGCTGAAGTTCAAAAAGGAAATCCACCTGTTGAAAGAAAGATACAAAGATTATTTAGAAATAAAGAGGTAACAAAATTAATTAAAAGATGTAATGATTTTGGTGCTGGAGGAGTTTCAGTAGCTGTAGGTGAGCTTGCTGATAGTTTAGAAATATATTTAGATAAGGTTACTAAGAAATATGAAGGTTTAGATGGTACAGAACTTGCTATTTCTGAATCTCAAGAAAGAATGGCTGTAGTAGTTGCTAAAGAAGATGCAGACAAATTTATAAAATTGTCTGATGAGGAAAATCTTGAAGCAACAGTTATTGCAAAAGTTACAGATGATAGAAGATTAAAAATGATATGGAAAGATAACAATATATTAAACATAAGTAGAGATTTTTTAGATACTAACGGGGTAAAACAAAACACCAAAGTACTTGTAGAAAAACCTATAGAAGATAGTAATTATTTCAAAAGAGCAGATAAAACAGCTTACAATAACCTAAGAGAACAATGGTTAGCTAATTTAAGAAAACTAAATGTAGCATCTCAAAAAGGTTTAGCAGAAAGATTTGACAGCACAATAGGTGCAAATACTGTATTAATGCCTTTTGGAGGAAAATATCAACTTACTCCTGCTGAAGGGATGGCTGCAAAACTACCAGTAATAGAAGGAGAAACTGATACATCTACTTTTATGTCATATGGATTTAATCCAAATATATCAAGTTGGAGTCCTTTTCACGGAGCGATATATGCAGTAATAGAGTCAGTATCCAAAATAGTTTTAATGGGTGGAAGATATGAAGAAATATACCTTAGTTTTCAAGAATACTTTGAGAAGCTCGGTAAGGATGAAATAAAATGGGGTAAACCATTTAGTGCATTATTAGGTGCTTTTTATGCTCAGAAGAAATTAAAAATAGCTGCAATAGGAGGAAAAGATAGTATGTCTGGAAGTTTTAAAGATATACATGTACCTCCAACATTAGTTAGTTTTGCAGTAGGAATAGGAAGCTGTAAAAATATAATTTCAACAGAATTTAAAAAAACTGATAGTAATATTTTGTTAATACCTATAGAAAAAGATGATAATGAAGTACCTAACTTTGAAAACTTAGACAAAACATATAGAACTATTAGCTCACTTATTCAAAAAGGAAAGATTTTATCAGCATCAACAATAAAGTTTGGAGCAGCAGCAGCTACGATTAGTAAAATGTCTTTTGGAAATAAAATTGGGGTTACTATTAATCAAGACTTAAACTATGATTTATTTAGTAACGACGATGGTTCTTTTATATTAGAAATTGATAGTCAATATGATATAGATACTTTATTTGGTGATATAAATTACATCAAATTAGGAAAGACAAACAATAAGTCTTCAATAGAAATGAATGAAGTAAGTATTCCGATAGATGAAGCTATAATAGTTTGGCAGGATAAATTAAACAGTGTTTATCCAATAAAAGAAGATATCAGTGGAGAAATTAAAAATATTAGCTATACAAAAGGTAACAAAATAACACCTAGTATCAAAGTAGCAAAGCCTAGAATATTTATACCAGTATTTCCAGGTACAAATTGTGAGTATGACACTCAAAAAGCATTCGAGAAAGCTGGAGGTATAGTAGACACTTGTGTATTTAAGAACCTTACAGCTAATCATATACAGGAGTCTATTGAGGTCTTTGTAAAGCATATTAGTGAAAGTCAAATTGTAGCATTACCGGGTGGGTTTAGTGCTGGTGATGAACCTGACGGGTCTGGTAAATTTATAGCAGCAGTATTTAGAAATCCTAAAGTTAAAGAAGCAGTTATGAGTTTGCTTAACAAAAGAGACGGTCTAATGCTTGGTATATGTAATGGATTTCAAGCTTTAATAAAACTAGGATTACTTCCTTATGGAGAAATAAAAAATATCAATGAAAATAGTCCTACTCTTACATTTAATAAAATTGGCAGACATATTTCACGCATGGCATTGACAAAAGTAACATCAAATTTATCACCTTGGTTTAACAATGTGAAAGTAGGGGATATTCACAATATTGCACTATCACATGGTGAAGGTAGATTTGTAGCACCAGAATCAACAATGGATAGGCTTATTGAAAATGGACAAATAGCTACTCAATATGTCGATTTTGAAGGTAACGCAAGCTATGATGGTAAAATTAATCCGAATGGTTCATACTACTCAGTAGAAGCAATAACAAGTCCTGATGGTAGAATATTAGGTAAAATGGGTCATTCAGAGAGAATTGGAAAAGACATATGTAAGAATGTTTCTGGAAACAAAGATCAAGGTATTTTTAAAGCAGGTGTAAATTATTTTAGTTAG